From Topomyia yanbarensis strain Yona2022 chromosome 1, ASM3024719v1, whole genome shotgun sequence, one genomic window encodes:
- the LOC131696252 gene encoding uncharacterized protein LOC131696252 has product MIDKLKSRFDKKESELIQRYKFNNRKQNPGESAEDFVLAVKLQAEFCNFGTFKEAASRERIVAGLRDVQLQKTLLNESKLTLDSAEKIIASWELAGNNAKTLGIGAGDEQIAALKQSESRKCGSALEKLAVTYDRARNLNQSPQAGGSRGSIKSRLWYKPYNTHSHAGPREGRSWEKHVRFQPADYRRSRDEQRYETRSCDFCGKRGHLKRKCFKLKSLRKDAVNSVISAGPEVNSLGDLFHRMRTETDSNDEKDFSGELQCMHVSSINNISNPCLIEMEVEGKPLTMEVDCGSSVTVIGKEQYLSSFSIPLLNSSKQLIVVNGAKLKIEGEANVKVKLREKEAILKLLVLNCTNAFIPLLGRPWQRNLLTFNCQGISVQVPQSPVNPRVLCPKRKGGPFSVNPIRYRPWPIDRAKEGRRRKVPFPPRHPSAVTIDWSLCDPRKSGRHSCTTSTNSKPNELRASPESPASARHQRTPRAAQHRYVPQQKANLKPTIAQ; this is encoded by the exons ATGATTGATAAGCTTAAGTCTCGCTTTGATAAGAAGGAATCTGAACTGATTCAAAGGTACAAGTTTAATAATAGAAAGCAAAACCCGGGAGAATCTGCTGAAGATTTTGTTCTGGCAGTAAAGCTCCAGGCAGAATTCTGTAATTTTGGGACCTTTAAAGAGGCAGCATCCCGAGAGCGTATTGTAGCTGGGTTACGGGATGTACAATTGCAAAAAACATTACTAAATGAGTCAAAATTGACATTAGATTCCGCTGAAAAAATAATAGCGAGTTGGGAATTAGCTGGGAATAATGCGAAAACTCTGGGTATTGGTGCTGGTGATGAACAAATTGCTGCACTAAAGCAATCGGAAAGCAGGAAATGTGGGTCTGCTTTAGAAAAACTTGCTGTTACATATGACAGAGCTAGAAATCTGAACCAGAGCCCTCAAGCAGGGGGAAGCAGAGGTTCCATAAAAAGCCGTTTATGGTACAAGCCCTATAATACCCATAGTCATGCTGGGCCGAGAGAAGGCAGATCTTGGGAAAAGCATGTGCGATTCCAACCAGCTGACTATAGAAGAAGTCGAGATGAGCAGCGGTATGAAACCCGTTCTTGCGATTTTTGTGGAAAAAGAGGACATCTTAAGCGCAaatgttttaaattaaaaagtcTTAGGAAAGATGCAGTAAACTCTGTGATTTCAGCGGGGCCAGAAGTGAACAGCCTAGGTGATCTTTTTCACAGGATGAGGACGGAAACAGACAGCAACGACGAGAAGGACTTTTCAGGTGAACTTCAATGCATGCATGTTTCTTCTATTAACAATATTAGCAATCCTTGTTTAATTGAAATGGAAGTGGAAGGTAAACCACTGACAATGGAAGTAGATTGTGGGTCTTCCGTTACAGTTATAGGGAAAGAACAATATTTGTCGTCTTTTAGTATTCCCTTATTAAATTCTTCCAAACAGTTGATTGTTGTCAATGGGGCCAAGCTGAAGATTGAGGGTGAAGCAAATGTTAAAGTTAAATTGAGGGAAAAAGAAGCAATTTTAAAGCTGTTAGTACTAAATTGTACTAATGCGTTCATTCCTTTGCTCGGACGCCCATG GCAGAGGAATCTGCTGACGTTTAACTGCCAAGGAATTAGCGTACAGGTGCCGCAGAGCCCTGTGAACCCTCGGGTATTGTGCCCTAAACGTAAAGGAGGGCCCTTCTCGGTGAATCCAATACGGTATCGTCCGTGGCCCATTGATCGAGCCAAAGAAGGAAGACGCCGTAAAGTTCCATTCCCGCCACGCCACCCATCCGCCGTTACAATCGACTGGAGCCTTTGCGACCCCCGCAAATCGGGACGCCATAGCTGTACCACCAGCACCAACAGCAAACCCAACGAACTGCGAGCATCGCCGGAATCACCAGCGAGCGCTCGCCATCAGCGAACACCACGAGCAGCCCAGCATCGGTACGTACCGCAGCAGAAAGCGAACTTGAAACCTACAATAGCCCAATAA